One genomic window of Leptospira paudalimensis includes the following:
- a CDS encoding O-acetylhomoserine aminocarboxypropyltransferase/cysteine synthase family protein codes for MPRQYKPETIALHGGQEPDPTTTSRAVPLYQTTSYVFKDTDHAARLFGLQEFGNIYTRLMNPTTDVLEKRVAALEGGVAALATASGQSAEMLALLNIVEAGQEIVASSSLYGGTYNLLHYTFPKLGIKVHFVDPSNPENFKKASNDKTRAFYAETLGNPKLDTLDIAAVSKVAKEVGVPLVIDNTMPSPYLVNPLKHGADIVVHSLTKFLGGHGTSIGGIIIDGGSFNWGNGKFKNFTEPDPSYHGLKFWDVFGKFEPFGGVNIAFILKARVQGLRDLGPAISPFNAWQILQGVETLPLRMERHSHNALKVAEFLQKHPKVEWVNYPGLPSDKNYATAKKYHERGLFGAIVGFEIKGGVEKAKKFIDGLELFSLLANIGDAKSLAIHPASTTHQQLTSEEQISAGVTPGFVRLSVGLENLDDILVDLEEALKNI; via the coding sequence ATGCCACGCCAATACAAACCAGAAACTATCGCACTCCACGGAGGCCAAGAGCCGGACCCAACCACAACGTCTCGTGCTGTGCCTTTATACCAAACAACATCCTATGTTTTCAAAGACACTGACCATGCAGCGAGATTATTTGGTCTCCAAGAGTTTGGAAATATTTACACACGACTCATGAATCCAACAACTGATGTGTTGGAAAAACGTGTTGCTGCATTGGAAGGTGGTGTTGCTGCTCTTGCAACCGCTTCTGGTCAAAGTGCTGAGATGTTAGCGCTTCTTAATATTGTGGAAGCTGGACAAGAAATTGTCGCCTCTTCTTCGTTATATGGCGGAACCTATAACCTACTCCATTATACTTTTCCAAAATTGGGAATCAAAGTTCATTTTGTAGATCCTTCCAATCCTGAAAATTTCAAAAAAGCATCCAATGACAAAACTCGTGCTTTTTATGCGGAAACTTTAGGAAATCCAAAATTAGATACACTTGATATTGCAGCTGTTAGTAAAGTAGCAAAAGAAGTGGGAGTTCCACTTGTCATTGATAACACAATGCCTTCACCATATCTGGTGAACCCACTGAAACATGGTGCAGATATCGTAGTTCACTCCCTAACAAAATTCTTAGGTGGCCATGGAACATCCATTGGTGGTATCATCATTGATGGTGGAAGTTTTAACTGGGGAAATGGAAAATTTAAAAATTTCACTGAGCCAGATCCATCTTACCATGGATTGAAATTTTGGGATGTGTTTGGAAAATTTGAACCGTTCGGTGGTGTCAACATTGCATTTATCTTAAAAGCACGTGTCCAAGGTTTACGTGACTTAGGTCCTGCCATTTCTCCATTCAATGCTTGGCAAATTTTACAAGGGGTGGAAACTCTCCCACTTCGAATGGAACGTCATTCCCATAATGCACTCAAAGTGGCTGAATTTTTACAAAAACATCCAAAAGTTGAGTGGGTGAATTATCCAGGCCTTCCTTCTGACAAAAACTACGCGACTGCGAAAAAGTACCATGAACGTGGATTATTTGGAGCAATTGTAGGATTTGAAATCAAAGGTGGTGTGGAAAAAGCTAAAAAATTCATTGATGGACTCGAACTCTTTAGTTTACTTGCTAACATCGGTGATGCGAAATCATTAGCGATTCACCCAGCCTCAACAACACACCAACAGTTAACCAGTGAAGAACAAATTTCTGCCGGTGTGACTCCAGGTTTTGTCCGACTCAGTGTTGGATTAGAAAACTTGGATGACATTCTAGTAGACTTAGAAGAGGCATTAAAAAATATCTGA
- the fcpB gene encoding flagellar-coiling protein FcpB, with product MKIKLILPILLLSIGVFAQTGSSETGSTSAGIDPSQSGKSMADTEKELDDNISEVNKRLRLHTVLFKMKVRTLPHKTVLYKGKPSADGERCEVADKQEAQDNTCLHLEVFDFVGSEDGKSSKNLGAKFKKMELFFEGSNNADPDPRKEQPRNLTKVRTYIYQNNFVLEDKIISVIADVAPNGDPAHNDKIELFYQHDDYPVWGTPETPSEKGVGKYILSNVENTKSNPIRNNFKKQFYFKNLDYFDKLFTKIFDYNDRDSNKHYKKNVEALKSSLKY from the coding sequence ATGAAAATAAAATTAATTCTCCCCATTTTACTACTTAGCATTGGGGTTTTCGCTCAAACTGGTAGCTCAGAAACAGGCTCTACTTCTGCAGGAATCGATCCTTCTCAATCAGGGAAATCGATGGCTGATACAGAAAAAGAACTCGATGATAATATCTCTGAAGTGAACAAACGCCTTCGCCTTCATACTGTTCTTTTCAAAATGAAAGTAAGAACTCTTCCACACAAAACTGTATTGTACAAAGGAAAACCAAGTGCAGACGGAGAACGTTGTGAAGTAGCTGATAAACAAGAAGCTCAAGATAACACTTGTTTGCACCTTGAAGTATTTGATTTTGTTGGAAGTGAAGATGGAAAATCTTCTAAAAACTTAGGTGCAAAATTCAAAAAAATGGAACTCTTTTTTGAAGGATCTAACAACGCAGATCCAGATCCAAGAAAAGAACAACCACGTAACCTTACAAAGGTGAGAACTTACATTTACCAAAACAATTTTGTTTTAGAAGATAAGATAATTTCTGTGATTGCTGACGTTGCTCCTAATGGTGATCCAGCACATAATGATAAAATTGAATTGTTTTACCAACACGATGATTATCCAGTTTGGGGAACTCCAGAAACACCTTCTGAAAAAGGAGTTGGTAAATACATTCTTTCTAACGTGGAAAACACAAAATCAAACCCAATCCGAAATAACTTTAAAAAACAATTTTATTTCAAAAACCTAGATTATTTTGATAAACTATTCACAAAAATCTTTGATTATAATGATCGTGATTCAAACAAACATTATAAGAAAAACGTGGAAGCATTGAAAAGTTCTTTGAAATACTAA
- the metX gene encoding homoserine O-acetyltransferase MetX — MPTSETNEFFHGSVGVVQTNIVTFESLTLEGGETITPLEIAYETYGTLNEKKDNAILVCHALSGDAHAAGFHEGDKRPGWWDYYIGPGKAFDTNRYFIISSNVIGGCKGSSGPLSLNGKTGKPFQSTFPFVSIGDMVNAQEKLVRHFGIHKLFAVAGGSMGGMQALQWSVAYPDRLKNCIVMASSSEHSAQQIAFNEVGRQAILSDPNWNQGLYTQEKRPAKGLALARMMGHITYLSDEMMREKFGRKPPKGNIQSTDFAVGSYLIYQGESFVDRFDANSYIYVTKALDHFSLGTGKELTKVLSKVRCRFLVIAYTSDWLYPPYQSEEIVKSLEVNAVPVSFIELNNPAGHDSFLLPSEEQDSILRDFLSATDEGGFF; from the coding sequence ATGCCTACCTCCGAAACAAATGAATTTTTTCACGGATCCGTAGGTGTCGTACAGACAAACATTGTCACATTTGAGTCACTAACTCTTGAGGGGGGTGAAACCATCACTCCTCTTGAGATTGCTTATGAAACTTACGGCACTCTCAATGAAAAAAAAGACAATGCAATTTTAGTATGCCATGCTCTTTCTGGGGATGCACACGCGGCAGGCTTTCACGAAGGTGACAAACGACCTGGTTGGTGGGATTATTATATCGGACCTGGCAAAGCCTTTGATACCAATCGTTATTTTATTATCTCTTCTAATGTCATAGGTGGCTGTAAAGGATCCAGTGGACCACTTAGTCTCAATGGCAAAACAGGCAAACCATTTCAATCCACATTTCCTTTTGTTTCCATAGGTGATATGGTCAATGCACAGGAAAAATTAGTCCGCCATTTTGGAATTCATAAATTATTTGCAGTCGCAGGTGGATCAATGGGTGGCATGCAAGCCTTACAATGGTCAGTTGCTTATCCAGATCGTTTAAAAAACTGTATCGTCATGGCCTCTTCTTCCGAACACTCTGCCCAACAAATTGCGTTTAATGAAGTAGGAAGACAAGCTATCTTATCTGATCCTAATTGGAACCAAGGTTTGTATACGCAAGAAAAACGCCCAGCCAAAGGACTCGCCCTAGCTCGTATGATGGGTCATATCACTTACCTCAGTGATGAGATGATGCGCGAAAAATTTGGTCGTAAACCTCCGAAAGGCAATATCCAATCTACTGATTTTGCAGTTGGAAGTTATTTGATTTACCAAGGGGAATCCTTCGTTGATCGATTTGATGCAAATTCTTATATTTATGTAACCAAAGCATTGGACCATTTCAGTTTAGGTACAGGAAAAGAACTCACGAAGGTTCTATCGAAAGTTAGATGCCGTTTTCTAGTCATTGCCTATACTTCTGATTGGTTGTATCCTCCTTACCAATCAGAAGAAATTGTAAAATCTTTAGAAGTGAATGCAGTGCCTGTGAGTTTCATTGAGCTAAATAATCCTGCTGGGCATGATAGTTTTTTACTGCCTAGTGAAGAACAAGATTCTATTTTGAGAGATTTTTTAAGTGCAACAGATGAAGGAGGATTCTTTTGA
- a CDS encoding RsmE family RNA methyltransferase codes for MNWILIQKGEIHFDESVTLTDDRHIHIRTILKKRPDDEVQVVIQNEGNFMFRVLQITETESILIKKESLSLILNPLPIHCFFSLPRPQTAKKILHLAGAYGINSLHFFATETKNKEYWTSPVYTKDWNQWVHTGMSQTGNVHFPMVQFGQKKNWKEFLETWEGNVIVLDRMGEFDLKTYKEPLDQRQNTLFVFGPESGWNENDMKYFDQLTFKTITLGNINLRTEFAFSSLLYLLFRN; via the coding sequence TTGAATTGGATACTGATTCAAAAGGGAGAAATACATTTTGATGAATCAGTCACCCTAACAGACGATCGCCATATCCATATCAGAACTATCTTAAAAAAAAGGCCTGATGATGAGGTACAGGTTGTGATTCAAAATGAAGGGAATTTTATGTTCCGAGTCCTTCAAATCACGGAAACCGAATCAATCCTTATCAAAAAAGAATCCCTTTCGCTAATATTAAACCCTTTACCGATTCACTGTTTTTTTTCGTTACCTAGACCACAGACCGCGAAAAAAATCCTTCACCTAGCGGGCGCATACGGAATTAACTCACTTCATTTTTTTGCAACGGAAACAAAAAACAAAGAATATTGGACTTCGCCTGTTTACACAAAGGATTGGAACCAGTGGGTTCATACAGGTATGAGCCAAACTGGCAATGTACATTTCCCAATGGTTCAGTTTGGACAAAAGAAAAATTGGAAAGAGTTTCTAGAAACTTGGGAAGGAAACGTCATTGTGTTGGATCGAATGGGTGAATTTGATCTCAAAACCTACAAGGAACCATTAGATCAAAGGCAAAACACTCTCTTTGTTTTTGGTCCAGAATCGGGTTGGAATGAAAACGATATGAAATATTTTGACCAGTTAACATTTAAAACAATCACTTTAGGGAATATCAATCTACGAACAGAATTTGCATTCTCTTCTTTATTGTATCTTTTGTTTAGAAACTAA